In one Carettochelys insculpta isolate YL-2023 chromosome 6, ASM3395843v1, whole genome shotgun sequence genomic region, the following are encoded:
- the FKBP3 gene encoding peptidyl-prolyl cis-trans isomerase FKBP3 — translation MAAVPPRQWSAEELRSEALPKKDLIKFLQEHAAQAFLAEHKLLGQIKNVAKTANKEQLVTAYNQLFETQRFKGTESTDKVTEQVKNVKINEDKAKESKSEEIVDEGPPKYTKSVLKKGDKTNFPKKGDVVHCWYTGKLQDGTVFDTNIQTSSKKKKGAKPLSFKVGVGKVIRGWDEALLTMSKGEKAHLEIEPEWAYGKKGQPDAKIPPNAKLFFEVELVDID, via the exons ATGGCGGCGGTCCCGCCGCGGCAGTGGAGCGCCGAGGAGCTGCGCAGCGAGGCGCTGCCCAAGAAAGACCTCATCAAGTTCCTGCAGGAGCACGCGGCGCAGGCG TTCCTTGCAGAACACAAATTACTGGGGCAAATAAAAAATGTGGCCAAGACTGCGAACAAGGAGCAGCTAGTGACAGCCTATAACCAGCTTTTTGAAACTCAG CGCTTTAAAGGCACGGAAAGCACAGATAAAGTGACAGAACAGGTAAAGAATGTCAAGATTAACGAGGACAAGGCAAAAGAAAGCAAGTCTGAAGAGATCGTTGATGAG GGCCCACCAAAATATACAAAGTCAGTTCTGAAAAAGGGGGATAAGACGAACTTTCCCAAAAAAGGAGACGTTGTTCATTGCTGGTATACGGGAAAGTTACAGGATGGGACGGTCTTTGATACCAATATTCAGACAA GttcaaagaagaagaaaggagccAAGCCTTTAAGCTTCAAAGTCGGCGTAGGAAAAGTTATTAGAGGC TGGGATGAAGCGCTGTTGACAATGAGTAAAGGGGAGAAGGCTCATCTGGAAATAGAACCTGAATGGGCTTACGGCAAGAAAGGACAACCTGATGCCAA GATTCCTCCAAACGCAAAGCTCTTTTTTGAAGTTGAATTGGTGGACATTGATTGA